CTGGCGGCGAGCCCCTTGGGCTGCGCGGCCTTGCCGTCGTCCGCCGCCCCGCCCGCCGGTTCCGCCCACACGACGGTGGGCGCGGTGCGGTCGGCATCGCCGAGCCGGTCCAGCGCCCAGAAGCCGCCGCCCGCGACGACCGCGAGCGCGAGTACGACCGACACCCCGACGACCAGCCTGCGGTCGATGCGGCGGGGCTCCTTGGGGGTGGCGAGGATCTCCGGAGCGGATTCCGGGGACTCCGGAATCTCAAGGGTGGCCGGCTGCTCGGTCACAGGCGCTCCAGCTGCTGCTTGGCGAGGGACATGACGGCCTTCTCGGAGACCTTGCGGGTGTTGTTCATGTACCAGATCTCCATGACGACATCACCGCGCCGGGCTATGACCCGTGCCTGGTAGACCGGCTCGTATCCGGCCTTGCGCAACGGTTCGTCGTAGACATAGACCCTTCCGTTGCCGCTGCCGGGGATCGGCTTGCCGTTGTTTCCGGCGTAGTCGTCATGGGACATGTAGGCCTGCTGGCCCAGACCCCACTCGGGGGCGGAGAGCCGGTCGTCGTCGCGGAACTGGATCAGATTGACGGTGACGAAGACCTCGCCGCGCTGCCCCCAGGAGGTCGTCGCGATCCGGCGGGGATCGTCTCTCAGCATGTCCTCGAACATACGGTCCGGCTTTTTGAAGTCGCCCGCGTACTCAATGAGGCTCATCCAGTCCGCGGCCTGCGACTTGTCCGCCGTGGCGCCCTTCGGCTTTCTCACCAGCAGCTTGCGCAGATCGCCGTCCGTCTTGACCTGACGGTTCACATTGACCGACTGCGCGGTGGTGCTCGCGCCCGCCGGAACGGTCTTCGAGTCACTCAGTTCCGGCTGCGACAGCGGCGGCAGCGGGGTCGGCTCACGGTCGTACTGGACGGCGTATCCCGTGACCACTCCCGCGACCACGCCGAGCACCGCCGCCCCGGCGATCAGCAAGGTCGTACGGCCCCGTCTGCGCGGCGGGCGCGGCGATTTCGGCAGCTCAGGACGGTTTTCTGGCTTTTCCAAAGGGTCCCCCCACGGGACATGAAGCACAGAGTCCGTTACCTGTGCACACCACAGACCACCGACGGGCGGACGGGGTTGTGCGGTCCGGGATTACAGTTCGGGCATGTCGAAGAAGCTCGTGATCAAGGTGACCGCCGGCGCCGACGCCCCCGAGCGCTGCTCGCAGGCCTTCACGGTGGCGGCCGTCGCCGTGGCCAGTGGCGTGGAGGTCTCGCTCTGGCTGACCGGCGAGTCCGCGTGGTTCGCGCTGCCGGGGCGCGCGGCCGAGTTCGAACTCCCGCATGCCGCGCCGCTGCCCGATCTGATCGAGTCGATCCAGGCGGCCGGGCAGATCACGCTCTGCACGCAGTGCGCGGCCCGTCGGGACATCACGGAGAAGGATGTGCTGGACGGCGTACGGATCGCGGGCGCGCAGGTCTTCGTCAGCGAGATCATGCCTGAGGGCGTCCAGGCCCTCGTCTACTGAGAACAGCCACTGAGTACAACTTTATGGCTGACGGCGCTTCTTGCCGTCCAGCTCGTCCCACCACTCGTCGGACTTCGGGTCCCCGGACGGGTCGTCCCACCAGCGGTCGTCAGGACCGCGCGCGTTGCCGACCATCGCGGCCAGCGGCGGGATGACCATGGCGACAACGCACATACCGACGGCGACGGGTATCGACCACAGACGCACGAAGGCCCAGGCGGACACGAAGAGAAGGACGCATCCGCCCATCAGCACGAAGTATCGACGCCGGCGTCGCGCGTACATGTTTCCAGCGTACGGCCGGGTCCGGCACGGGGCATGGCACGACCGAAGGGCCGCACCCCGCTCAGGAAGCGTCCAACCCCCTGGGGTGCGGCCCTTCGGCCAGTACGAGAGAACTCAGACCGCGATCGCGACCTCGGCGAGGCCGCCGGTCTGCGCGACGACCGTACGGTCCGCCGTGCCGCCCGGGACGAGCGCACGAACGGTCCACGTGCCCTCGGCCGCGTAGAAGCGGAACTGTCCGGTCGCCGAGGTGGGGACCTCGGCGGTGAACTCTCCGGTCGAGTCCAGGAGGCGCACGTAACCGGTGACGGGCTCGCCGTCACGCGTCACGCTGCCCTGGATGGTCGTCTCGCCGGGCTTGATCGTCGAAGCGTCGGGGCCGCCGGCCTTTGCTCCACACATAGGGGCTGTCCTTCGTGAGCGGGAGGTGGGAGGGGTTACTTGTTCGGGAGGGGTTACTTGTTGGCGCCGAGCTCGATCGGCACGCCGACGAGGGAGCCGTACTCGGTCCACGAGCCGTCGTAGTTCTTGACGTTCTCGATGCCGAGCAGCTCGTGCAGGACGAACCACGTCAGCGCGGAACGCTCACCGATGCGGCAGTAGGCGATGGTGTCCTTCGCCAGGTCGACCTGCTCGTCGGCGTAGAGCTCCTTGAGCTCGTCGTCCGACTTGAAGGTGCCGTCGTCGTTGGCGTTCTTCGACCACGGGATGTTGCGCGCGGTCGGGATGTGGCCCGGACGCTGCGACTGCTCCTGCGGGAGGTGCGCCGGGGCGAGCAGCTTGCCGCTGAACTCGTCGGGCGAACGCACGTCGACCAGGTTCTGGTTGCCGATCGCGGCGACCGCGTCGTCACGGTAGGCGCGGATCGCGGTGTTCTGGGCCTTGGCCTTGTACTCGGTCGCGGCGCGCGTCGGCACGGCGTCGACCAGGTCGCGGGAGTCGAGCTCCCACTTCTTGCGGCCGCCGTCGAGCAGCTTCACGTTCTCGTGGCCGTAGAGCTTGAAGTACCAGTAGGCGTACGAGGCGAACCAGTTGTTGTTGCCGCCGTAGAGGACGACCAGGTCGTCGTTGGCGATGCCCTTGGCGGACAGCAGCTTCTCGAAGCCGGCCTGGTCGACGAA
The Streptomyces lunaelactis genome window above contains:
- a CDS encoding DsrE family protein, which produces MSKKLVIKVTAGADAPERCSQAFTVAAVAVASGVEVSLWLTGESAWFALPGRAAEFELPHAAPLPDLIESIQAAGQITLCTQCAARRDITEKDVLDGVRIAGAQVFVSEIMPEGVQALVY
- a CDS encoding DUF3099 domain-containing protein codes for the protein MYARRRRRYFVLMGGCVLLFVSAWAFVRLWSIPVAVGMCVVAMVIPPLAAMVGNARGPDDRWWDDPSGDPKSDEWWDELDGKKRRQP
- a CDS encoding DUF1416 domain-containing protein, translating into MCGAKAGGPDASTIKPGETTIQGSVTRDGEPVTGYVRLLDSTGEFTAEVPTSATGQFRFYAAEGTWTVRALVPGGTADRTVVAQTGGLAEVAIAV
- a CDS encoding sulfurtransferase yields the protein MSRSDVLVDADWVEAHIDDPKVVIVEVDEDTSAYEKNHIKNAVRIDWKQDLQDPVRRDFVDQAGFEKLLSAKGIANDDLVVLYGGNNNWFASYAYWYFKLYGHENVKLLDGGRKKWELDSRDLVDAVPTRAATEYKAKAQNTAIRAYRDDAVAAIGNQNLVDVRSPDEFSGKLLAPAHLPQEQSQRPGHIPTARNIPWSKNANDDGTFKSDDELKELYADEQVDLAKDTIAYCRIGERSALTWFVLHELLGIENVKNYDGSWTEYGSLVGVPIELGANK